From a single Sphingosinicellaceae bacterium genomic region:
- a CDS encoding M20/M25/M40 family metallo-hydrolase: MRLPLILALLTTASATAVAATPVDEARAILKEAVETPTVAGRHQVPVLAETLRARLVAAGFASSDVVVQKVGDNAILSAVYRGTGKARPIAVIGHMDVVEADPKDWTRDPFKLIEEGGYLFGRGVFDNKFDVSMIVETLIRLKAEGFKPRRDIILYLSGDEETAGTTAAIQAKQAKAANVEFVLNGDSGGGLLDTNGKPLEYNLSAAEKSYADFQATVTNPGGHSSLPTTPNAIVQLAAATERMAAHQFPAQLNDITRASLKAAGTKRGGALGAAMVAFAANPTDAAAIATLRGDPETIGQIGTTCVPTMINGGHAPNALPQRVTVNINCRIFPGIEIETIRQALVAAAADPAVTIKIDPDNFPASPPSPLRPDVVAAVDHAVHGRFPGFVVVPGMDAGASDSVFYRALGIPSYGVSGMFIKGPDVFIHGLNERIPVDSIAPALAHWHVLLTDLSK, translated from the coding sequence ATGCGACTGCCGCTGATCCTCGCGCTGCTCACCACTGCGTCTGCGACCGCCGTCGCGGCGACGCCCGTCGACGAGGCGCGCGCCATCCTCAAGGAAGCGGTCGAAACGCCGACCGTCGCAGGCCGGCACCAGGTCCCGGTGCTCGCCGAGACGTTGCGCGCGCGGCTGGTTGCGGCGGGCTTCGCCAGCAGCGACGTCGTCGTCCAGAAGGTCGGCGACAACGCGATCCTCAGTGCGGTCTACCGCGGCACCGGCAAGGCCCGACCGATCGCTGTCATTGGCCACATGGACGTCGTCGAGGCCGACCCCAAGGACTGGACCCGCGATCCGTTCAAGCTGATTGAGGAGGGCGGCTACCTGTTCGGGCGCGGGGTCTTCGACAACAAGTTCGACGTCTCGATGATCGTAGAGACGCTGATCCGCCTCAAGGCCGAGGGCTTCAAGCCGCGCCGCGACATCATCCTTTACCTGTCGGGCGACGAGGAGACCGCCGGTACGACTGCCGCGATCCAGGCGAAGCAGGCGAAGGCAGCGAACGTCGAGTTCGTGCTCAACGGCGACAGCGGCGGCGGGCTCCTCGACACCAATGGCAAGCCGCTCGAGTATAATCTGTCGGCGGCGGAAAAGAGCTACGCCGACTTCCAGGCGACGGTGACCAACCCGGGCGGTCACTCCAGCCTGCCGACGACGCCGAATGCCATCGTCCAGCTTGCCGCCGCCACCGAGCGCATGGCGGCGCACCAGTTTCCGGCGCAACTCAACGACATCACCCGCGCCTCGCTGAAGGCGGCCGGCACCAAGCGCGGCGGGGCGCTCGGGGCCGCGATGGTCGCTTTCGCCGCCAATCCCACCGACGCCGCGGCGATCGCCACGCTCCGCGGCGACCCCGAGACGATCGGCCAGATCGGCACCACCTGCGTCCCCACGATGATCAACGGCGGTCACGCCCCGAACGCGCTGCCGCAGCGTGTCACGGTCAACATCAACTGCCGGATCTTCCCGGGGATCGAGATCGAGACCATCCGCCAGGCGCTGGTCGCCGCCGCTGCCGACCCCGCGGTGACGATCAAGATCGACCCCGACAACTTCCCGGCGTCGCCGCCGTCGCCGCTGCGCCCCGACGTCGTCGCGGCGGTCGACCACGCGGTCCACGGCCGCTTCCCGGGCTTCGTCGTCGTGCCCGGCATGGATGCGGGTGCCAGCGACAGCGTCTTCTACCGTGCCCTCGGCATCCCGAGCTACGGCGTCTCGGGAATGTTCATCAAGGGTCCGGATGTGTTCATCCATGGCCTCAACGAGCGCATCCCGGTCGACAGCATCGCCCCGGCACTCGCGCACTGGCACGTGCTGCTGACCGACCTGTCGAAGTAA
- a CDS encoding transcriptional repressor, producing the protein MPGRIDIEALCATKGLRITEQRRVIARVLSDADDHPDVEELHHRAARIDPGISIATVYRTVRLFEEAGILARHDFNGSRSRYETQPEEHHDHLIDVESGKVVEFHDDELEELQRRIAERLGFRLVDHRMELYGVPVTRSGDRH; encoded by the coding sequence ATGCCCGGCAGGATCGACATCGAGGCGCTCTGCGCCACCAAGGGGCTTCGGATCACCGAGCAGCGCCGCGTCATCGCGCGCGTGCTGTCCGACGCCGACGATCATCCCGACGTCGAGGAGCTTCACCACCGCGCCGCGCGCATCGATCCGGGCATCTCGATCGCCACGGTGTACCGCACCGTGCGGCTGTTCGAGGAGGCCGGGATCCTCGCGCGCCACGACTTCAACGGCAGCCGCTCACGCTACGAGACACAGCCTGAGGAACACCACGACCACCTCATCGACGTCGAGAGCGGCAAGGTCGTCGAGTTTCACGACGACGAACTCGAGGAACTGCAGCGCCGCATCGCCGAACGCCTCGGCTTCCGGCTCGTCGATCACCGGATGGAACTCTACGGCGTACCGGTGACACGGAGCGGGGACCGACACTGA
- a CDS encoding 1-acyl-sn-glycerol-3-phosphate acyltransferase, with protein sequence MTRSLGIRVRVHGQPLRGGVMYVANHISWADIPVLGGLVDAAFVAKSEVEGFALVGWLASLARTVYIDRERRLASGDQRNAIAARLAAGQNVILFPEGTTGDGVGILPFKSALFAAVGGDAVIQPVTVAYTRLNGMPITRERLPDIAWVGDAELWPHAVAFTALGRVRAELIFHEPLNVADFADRKILSRHCREVIAGGYERLMHG encoded by the coding sequence TTGACCCGCTCGCTCGGCATCCGGGTCCGGGTCCATGGCCAGCCACTCAGGGGTGGCGTGATGTACGTCGCCAACCACATCAGCTGGGCCGATATCCCGGTCCTCGGCGGCCTTGTCGATGCGGCGTTCGTGGCGAAGTCGGAGGTCGAGGGCTTTGCCCTGGTCGGCTGGCTCGCGAGCCTCGCGCGGACCGTCTACATCGACCGCGAGCGCCGGCTGGCCTCGGGCGACCAGCGCAACGCCATCGCGGCGCGGCTCGCCGCCGGGCAGAACGTCATCCTGTTCCCGGAAGGCACGACCGGCGACGGCGTCGGCATCCTGCCGTTCAAGAGCGCGCTGTTCGCAGCGGTGGGCGGCGACGCGGTGATTCAGCCGGTCACCGTCGCCTACACCCGCCTGAACGGCATGCCGATCACCCGCGAGCGCCTGCCCGACATCGCCTGGGTCGGCGATGCGGAGCTGTGGCCGCACGCCGTCGCCTTCACCGCGCTCGGCCGGGTCCGCGCCGAGCTGATCTTCCACGAGCCGCTGAACGTCGCCGACTTTGCCGACCGGAAGATCCTGTCGCGGCATTGCCGGGAGGTCATTGCGGGGGGCTACGAACGGCTCATGCACGGCTGA